A single region of the Gorilla gorilla gorilla isolate KB3781 chromosome 1, NHGRI_mGorGor1-v2.1_pri, whole genome shotgun sequence genome encodes:
- the GJB4 gene encoding gap junction beta-4 protein, translating into MNWAFLQGLLSGVNKYSTALSRIWLSVVFIFRVLVYVVAAEEVWDDEQKDFVCNTKQPGCPNVCYDEFFPVSHVRLWALQLILVTCPSLLVVMHVAYREERERKHHLKHGPNAPSLYDNLSKKRGGLWWTYLLSLIFKAAVDAGFLYIFHRLYKDYDMPRVVACSVEPCPHTVDCYISRPTEKKVFTYFMVTTAAICILLNLSEVFYLVGKRCMEIFGPRHRRPRRRERLPDTCPPYVLSQGGHPEDGNSVLMKAGSAPVDAGGYP; encoded by the coding sequence ATGAACTGGGCATTTCTGCAGGGCCTGCTGAGTGGCGTGAACAAGTACTCCACAGCGCTGAGCCGCATCTGGCTGTCTGTGGTGTTCATCTTTCGTGTGCTGGTGTACGTGGTGGCAGCGGAGGAGGTGTGGGACGATGAGCAGAAGGACTTTGTCTGCAACACCAAGCAGCCCGGCTGCCCCAATGTCTGCTATGACGAGTTCTTCCCCGTGTCCCACGTGCGCCTCTGGGCCCTACAGCTCATCCTGGTCACGTGCCCCTCACTGCTCGTGGTCATGCACGTGGCCTACCGCGAGGAACGCGAGCGCAAGCACCACCTGAAACACGGGCCCAATGCCCCATCCCTGTACGATAACCTGAGCAAGAAGCGGGGCGGACTGTGGTGGACGTACTTGCTGAGCCTCATCTTCAAGGCCGCCGTGGACGCTGGCTTCCTCTATATCTTCCACCGCCTCTACAAGGATTATGACATGCCCCGCGTGGTGGCCTGCTCCGTGGAGCCTTGCCCCCACACTGTGGACTGTTACATCTCCCGGCCCACGGAGAAGAAGGTCTTCACCTACTTCATGGTGACCACAGCTGCCATCTGCATCCTGCTCAACCTCAGTGAAGTCTTCTACCTGGTGGGCAAGAGGTGCATGGAGATCTTTGGCCCCAGGCACCGGCGGCCTCGGCGCCGGGAACGCCTACCTGATACGTGCCCACCATATGTCCTCTCCCAGGGAGGGCACCCTGAGGATGGGAACTCTGTCCTAATGAAGGCTGGGTCGGCCCCAGTGGATGCAGGTGGGTATCCATAA
- the GJB5 gene encoding gap junction beta-5 protein yields the protein MNWSIFEGLLSGVNKYSTAFGRIWLSLVFIFRVLVYLVTAERVWSDDHKDFDCNTRQPGCSNVCFDEFFPVSHVRLWALQLILVTCPSLLVVMHVAYREVQEKRHREAHGENSGRLYLNPGKKRGGLWWTYVCSLVFKASVDIAFLYVFHSFYPKYILPPVVKCHADPCPNIVDCFIAKPSEKNIFTLFMVATAAICILLNLVELIYLVSKRCHECLAARKAQAMCTGHHPHSTTSSCKQDDLLSGDLIFLGSDSHPPLLPDRPRDHVKKTIL from the coding sequence ATGAACTGGAGTATCTTTGAGGGACTCCTGAGTGGGGTCAACAAGTACTCCACAGCCTTTGGGCGCATCTGGCTGTCTCTGGTCTTCATCTTCCGCGTGCTGGTGTACCTGGTGACGGCCGAGCGTGTGTGGAGTGATGACCACAAGGACTTCGACTGCAACACTCGCCAGCCCGGCTGCTCCAACGTCTGCTTCGATGAGTTCTTCCCTGTGTCCCATGTGCGCCTCTGGGCCCTGCAGCTTATCCTGGTGACATGCCCCTCACTGCTCGTGGTCATGCACGTGGCCTACCGGGAGGTTCAGGAGAAGAGGCACCGAGAAGCCCATGGGGAGAACAGTGGGCGCCTCTACCTGAACCCCGGCAAGAAGCGGGGTGGGCTCTGGTGGACATATGTCTGCAGCCTAGTGTTCAAGGCCAGCGTGGACATCGCCTTTCTCTATGTGTTCCACTCATTCTACCCCAAATATATCCTCCCTCCTGTGGTCAAGTGCCACGCAGATCCGTGTCCCAATATAGTGGACTGCTTCATCGCCAAGCCCTCAGAGAAGAACATTTTCACCCTCTTCATGGTGGCCACAGCTGCCATCTGCATCCTGCTCAACCTCGTGGAGCTCATCTACCTGGTGAGCAAGAGATGCCACGAGTGCCTGGCAGCAAGGAAAGCTCAAGCCATGTGCACAGGTCATCACCCACACAGTACCACCTCTTCCTGCAAACAAGACGACCTCCTTTCGGGTGACCTCATCTTTCTGGGCTCAGACAGTCATCCTCCTCTCTTACCAGACCGCCCCCGAGACCATGTGAAGAAAACCATCTTGTGA